AGACTTTTAATTCAACTCTTAAGAAAGTAGTATGAGTTGTACGTTTTTATCAAGTGTGATGATACAGAGGAAGGGTTACAGCATATGAAGTTGGCTATAAAATTTCTGATCAGGAGGACTTTATGCCTTTTCAATGTCAATGATTTTATGCGGTTGCCACAGAACTTCTAGCTTAATTTACAAGTCCACTCACTCATCATTCATGTATATCCTGTTCTTGTGGTTGTGTAATGTCCACTCATGAACAACGAGGATTTATTATCTCAACTACTTGGGATTGGACATGGACTTGTCCACCCATCCAGAGTCTTGACTAGACCCTTCTTTCAATACGTGTGGTGCTCAAAGGGGTTGATAAGGACCTTAAAAAGTTTCCCCAGGCCATAACCAATGAGAATTTATAATTTCAGATTTAAATTGAATCTTCATCTTAGCTTGGGCAGGCTTAAGATATCGTGAAGGTTAGTACTCACAACTTTCTATTGTGTGTTTTAAAGGTTTCTTAGATAAAAAATGGAGTACGACGAACGCTACTTGCAGGCACAAACGCCAAAATATAGCTGCCTTCTGTTTGGTAAGCCTTTCATTTCTGGACATTTGATTTACAGATTCTAACATGTCCTGAGAGCATCTAATTGACTAGCTTGTTTGGAATTGCAGATCTTGATGATACCCTTTATCCCCTTAGTTCCGGCATCGCAGCTGCATGTGGCAAGAATATTAAAGGTAAATTTTCAGGATTGTTTATTCTGGATGCTACCGACTTTTCTTTAGTCAGGATATATTAATTCTAACATCGGTGTCCTTCCGTAGATTATATGGTCGAAAGGCTGGGCATAGAGGAGAGCAAACTCGCTGAGTTGGGTAACCTTCTGTACAAGAATTATGGGACAACAATGGCTGGCCTCAGGGTATGGGATTTGAACTTCTTATCTCCTCATTACATCCCTCTTAAATCTGAGAGGACCGTTTTCATGGAATGCTTTTGGGTGGTTCCTGTTTTGCAGGCAATTGGCTATGACTTTGACTATGATGAGTACCACAGGTAGTAACATCcctctttttctgtttttattgatAACAGGTCTTATTGATTGAAATAGATTCTGCCTAGCAAAAATGTGCATTCGATACGGTTGATTAACCGGTTATTTTCCTGTCTGCCAGTTTCGTTCATGGAAGATTGCCTTATGAGAACCTAAAACCAGACCCTGTTCTAAGAGGTCTTTTGCTTAGCTTGCCAGTTCGAAAAGTCGTAAGTATttcatcgtcatcatcatcagTTAATTAGCATTTCAGAGGCAAGCCATTTCCTTATGAGATCCCTCTCAATATTTTGTGCAAAACAGATCTTTACAAATGCAGACAAAATACATGCTCGTAAAGTTCTTAGAAAGCTTGGCTTAGAAGACTGTTTTGAAGGGATCATTTGCTTTGAGACTCTGAATCCTACCCATAAGAGCACTGTTTCTGATGATGAGGATGACATAGAATTTGTAGGATCAGTTGTTACTCCCTCTACAACTAATGGCTCTTACACAACTACAACTAGTGCTCCTGaaatttttgacattgttggacATTTTGCTCAACCAAACCCGAATTCGGTATTACCGAAGACACCTATTGTCTGCAAACCATCTGAGGCTGCCATCGAACGCGCTCTCAAGATAGCCAATATTAATCCCCAGAGAACTGTAAGTAACAGTTTTCAAGAATCAAAAGTTTTGATCTTACGGGTTTATTATTGGTGTAGTAATTTACTAACAATGTCAtaaatctctgttttttttttcccagctgTTCTTTGATGATAGTGTCCGGAATATACAGGCTGGAAAACGTGTGGGTCTGCAGACTGTTCTGGTAAGTCCTTGAAACTGATCATCAGTACAGGTTATTCATTGCTTGAGTATCTGACACTGCaactaaattgtttttattcacCTCTCTAACTTAATAATTGAGTTCAATTCATGTAATTTGGTTAAATGAATGCAGGTTGGCTCTTCGCAAAGAGTTAAAGGTGCAGATTTTGCATTAGAAAGCATTCATAACATCAGGCAAGCACTACCAGAGCTTTGGGAAACTGACATTAAATCAGAAGTGGGTTATCCTGGCAAGGTTACAGTGGAGACACCTGTCACAGCTTAGATTAGATGTATGTTGTCCTTATTAGacagagaaaagaaggaaaagaatgaTGTGGGATCTCACGAGCCTCATTTCTCTATCTCATGTTTAAACGATGTAGATGTTTCGTTATTATCGTAAATTTGTTAATAAAAGATGTGGGAGGGGAGGGATGCCTCTTTTCTTGGCTGTCCTTCAGTGCCACGCATCCCAATGTCAATcgtctctcctctctttttggACGCCTTCATCACAGTAGccatatttaattttcaatcattaaTTCAAGCTTGGAACTCAATGCTTATCGTGcaagaataataaaatataaaggcCGTTAGGTGCAGTGTTATCCATACATGATCTAGTAACAGATACTATGCTCAAGATACTGCTGGAACATGACTTTGTTTAACTAGTTTAGTGCCAGTTAAGATATGGGTTTCTCGCATTATTCAAAGACTGCCGATGAGATAGATTAGAAGAAACAAGAAACTTGTGAAGCTTTTAGGCGAAGCAAACTTAAGGAGTTAAGTTTCTAATGACAGCAATTTGCATCCTTGCACGAGCGGATGGTCCTCTGATTTTGTGAAGTTGCTGCAGAACAAATTCAAGCTGGGAACGACCTTGATGCTGTAAAGATGCAACCAAACAGGATTCAAGTAGCCGTGGATATGCTGGATGGTCCTCCATTGAATCAAGGGAGACAAACCCTAACCTGAAAGAgctatgaattaaaaatataacagaATCATTAACTATAAAACAGGACAGAAATATTGGAAAGGAGAAATCAACAACTGGACTCAAAATTCAATAGAAGCACCGGCAATAATTAAACAGCTGAAGTAAACAGCTTTGAAGTTTGAACTACCTCTTAAATTCTCATCAACCACTTTTAGAATTTTACGATGTGCCTGTAACTCCTGTCGGTACAACAAAAACATTACATcctaaattaatattgaaaagtagcttgagtttatttttaataatcatgaGTTCAAGTCATCtcagtattattaaaaatttaaataattgttaattttagaatttataaaattagttaaagtaCGTGAAAACTGGTCTGAacaaccaatttaaaaaataaacattacatactagagaaaagaaaaatacaatatttatatttcacCACCATCAGTACCAGCaccaataataacaaataaaaaaaaacttaaattagatataaaataatttgtatatatacgcataagaaaattattttaaatatagtaAATACAATAGATCTGTCGTAGATTTGTATGTAATAGTAAAAGCAAATACAATGGTAATGATGATAATTAGTGCGACTAGAcggattgataaaaataaactcataatCAGAACTTAATGATTTAGTTATGATAGCAATTacttaatgattaaaaaaaaaaagcaacagtAAATTAAAATAGGTGTTGATGTGGCAGCAAGAAGACCACAAGCCACGTTGATTTTACGTGCTTCCCCCCCATAATGATAAGATGAGttagttgaaaaagaaaagagtaaatTATTCTCTAGTCCCTGTtgttttaatgtaattataacTTAGTgattaatgttattatttattattcttagCTTGAGGTTCTTCTCTTATATTACGAAAAAGCAAGATATAAGATTTggaaataattagaaaaaaccaATGAATACCCTAACAAGATGAAAATCAACCAGAATGATGGGACTAATTTATGAGATTTATAAACAGAAGGTACTAAGTTATAATATCGTTAAGAAAGAGGGACTAAAGAATAATTGGctcaaaaggaaagaaacgAATAGCTACCGAAGTAAAGGATAAGGAAAAGGGTTTGGTCGGCAACAAGCACAAACAATTTAACGgcccaaaataattaattgagcCGTTCTCCGATGGAAACAAACTCAACGTCTCAAAGCCAGTACGAGTAATATAAAATCGTTATGACAACCACCGTCACCGTGACACGTGTTCCATTGATTTTCTCCGGTCATTTTCCTAATAATAAAAACGGGTGTGCTTCACAATCGGCCGTACACTTTTTAGGTAGCAGTAGCACTAGTAGTGCTAGTCGTAGCTCATTTTCTTCGTCACTAACAACAACAACGCGCATAAGGAGAGCAGGGTTCGCTGTATTAGCTTCAAATTCAATGGCTCCAAGCATTGTCCTTGTCACCGGAGCTGGTGGCAGAACTGGTACGATCTCTCTCGCTCTCTGTTTTCTTATATATGTTCTCTGTTTGGTTACTGGGATAGCTCTGGAAATGAAAAGGGATAAGGATAAttgtatttaaaagaaaaaagaatcggGTGCATTTTCTGGGAACTTTTGAAATTCAGGACGTTCTAAGAGTTGGAAAACTTAGGAATTGTGTGTGGTGGGTGGTTTTGGGATCTGGGGTTTCCTAGGTTTTGTTTTGAaggttaataaaataaagattatgcTTTTCTTCACtgttacattattattattattattattattattattttcagtttgtgGCTTAGAGGTAAAGATATGTTTTGGGATAATGCAACCAGTGTTTTATATATTGAATTCTCTAATATTTTACAGCAAAGATTTTGCGTTCAAAATGAATGAGGTGATGCTTCTGTATAACATTTTAGGCGATTgaagttttttaggttttattatGGAGAGCGATCATCTATAAGTgctcttaaattaatttgttttgtatgaAGATTTTACTCTGTTCCCCTTTTCCATGCTGTGTTGAATGACACTTGTGATTTTCAAATCTCCAAATGCAATGTCTATGAAATATTTGCAAAGAAAGCAGAACCACAAATATTTTTCCCTAATGTTGAACAACATGAAATCCACAAAGCCAATTGGGTTAGTGGAAATCTGGATTCCTGCAATTATGTTTTGGAAAACAGTTAACTGCTATGAATTGTTTGTCACTATATGAATGTGTGTAGTTCGCTTGATTTGATCTAGACACCTGTGGCAGGTTCCATAGTTTATAAGAAACTGAAGGAGAGGTCTGAACAATATGTTGCAAGGGGTTTGGTAAGAACTGAAGAGAGCAAGGAGAAAATTGGAGGAGCTGAGGATGTTTTTGTTGGGGATATAAGGGAATCCGAAAGCATCATTCCTGCGATCCAAGGAATTGATTCTCTGATCATCCTGACAAGTGCAGTGCCAAAGATGAAACCTGGGTCTGATCCATCCAAAGGCAGGCCTGAGTTCTATTTTGAAGATGGAGCATTTCCTGAGCAGGTAATCCTCATTTCTTTCCTCATAATTGGATCTTGATACTTCACTGGTTTCTCCTTCTTGATGTTATTTGATGctagatttttttcattttaggttGACTGGATTGGtcagaaaaatcaaatagatGCTGGTGAGACCCTCAGCCCTTCTTGCATGTGATTCCATTTTCTTTCCTTGCATATCTAGTATGTTCTTGCTGAATTAGATTTGTGTGAACAGCTAAGGCCGCAGGAGTTAAGCAAATTGTGCTGGTTGGATCTATGGGTGGAACAAACCTAAATCATCCCTTGAACAGTTTGGGTAATGGGAATATACTGGTTCGTGATCCTTTTctatattatttctaaaatgaaCAACTCAAATTTTAAGTCCATTGTGTGTGAGCCTTCCACTCTGCAGTTCAAGAGAGATAgttctctttcattttgttaGAGGACTTATCTTTGTTTTATgtcttctctctttcattaatttgcttttatttttgagcCATCACAAGTCTAACTTAATTCATTCTATAATGTTTCAGGTTTGGAAGAGAAAGGCTGAGCAGTATCTGGCCGACTCTGGTGTTCCATACACAATTATAAGGTAGTAGATAAACTAGCTATCTCTGGTTGTTTAATATCAATCTATGTGGGCATATAGTATATTATGCTATATGTGAAAAAATTTCTGATGAATGAATGTGTTATGATGGAAGTAGGTGgtctttaaaaggaaaaaaatggaatCACCCTGTAGAGGAGCACGCCATTTAATAGTTTATGCTACatgttcattttgttttttcaaggcAAGTCTGTAACCTTATGAGAGAGAACACCCATATTATTGGATGACTATTTTCTTCATCCATTCAAAATATAGGATGCAAAACACAACTGCCATCTGTTCCCCATGTAATctgccggtgtcccaaataagTTGTTGTTTATTACCCACTTCTCATCGGAATTCTAAATATGGTCAAGTTCATAATCACATTCATCACATACTggtcaaaatgaattttatcattGATCATATTTTGTGCAAAGCTTAGATTGTTCATTAATGATTGATAGAAACTTTAGCAACTCCTTTGCCACGTTGTTACTTTGTTGTCCTTCGCTTTGCTGTAGCTTGCCAATTGACATGAGCTTCCATAATTAGGGCTGGAGGCCTGCAAGACAAAGAAGGAGGTGTCCGAGAATTACTTGTTGGAAAAGATGACGAGCTTCTTCAGACAGAGACAAGAACCATTGCCAGAGCTGATGTTGCAGAAGTCTGCATTCAGGTACTAATAATAAGAAATTGTCTACTTTAACTATGATGTTTCCTCAAAATCAATCTGCCTTTCTCCCATTGTAGGATTGAATGTTTGGGTTTGTTATTTCAAAGTACTGAGTCACATATGTTTTCCCCCCTTCTACTTACGAACAGGCACTACAGTGCGAAGAGGCTCAATTTAAGGCATTTGATCTGGCCTCAAAACCAGAGGGAACTGGCACCCCAACCAATAATTTTAAGGCTCTCTTTTCTCAAGTCACTGCTCGTTTTTGATTTGTGAAGGGCATTACTACATGAGATTTATGTGCCTAGTTTCCTTCAATGTTGTTCGTCAAGTATTTTGAATTATGGATACGTGTGTTTCCAAGGATTTTAAACTGTAGatcttttcctttccctttGCAATAACGTATGAAAAGACCAGTTAACGCAGGTAAAACATAAATTGATGTATGAAATAAAAGATGTATAACGTTGGATTATAAAGTCAAGTCTTAAATTAATACAACTTCTTTGCATGCTTGTGATGTTGTAACGTGGTGTGTATGAAAGATGATTCGAGAGCCCAACACATATTATGCTACTATACAAAGGAAATAGCTAGCTCTAATAACTGAACCCAAACCACTTGGAGATTGATCCCACAACTTGAACTCGTTATCACCCAGATATCTATGAGATTGATCTCGTGATCGCATCAGTGAGATGGTCAAAAGGAATGGAACTCCTCTACCTTGGACTCATTCTAGAAACAACTAGCTAGGTTAACAATTCTGTATGGCTGTATCCACTGTTTGTGTTAACGATCTAGGGGGCTTAGCATGTTTTCAACCCCTGCGGCTTCCCCTAGATATTGCCATTTCCAGCCGGTTTAATGAAAAAACAGAAGGTACATTCTTCATAAATCACTATCTTCCTGAGTTCTTTTTCAAAAGAACCCCACACATTTGCATACATTTTTCACCAGCTCTTGTAATTAGAGTCTAGTAAATTGTATACCTTACGGTGGTGGTTCCAGTTTTTGAGAGAAACAGGAAAGGAGATTGGGTGTGGTCAATGTCAATTGCCAAGTGCTTTCTTGGGCTTCAAAGAAATGAGGAAGGACTAGTTGGGCTAGGGTTGGGGGTACGGAGGGCTAGGATTAGGGTTCGCTATACCGTAGGTTAGAAAAATCTAAGTTTTAGGTCATTGACATAGctaagtttaataaatttggttaatttaaaatatgattaaaaaaaatatgataataaataaaatgaacaaaaaataacaataattaactgTAAAAAATGAGCAGTCACTATCATACTtagaaggagaaagaaaaaatgggTTGGAGACTCACCGTTACTCCACCATAGATATCACCTCACCACTAGAAAGAGTTCACTGAGATAGTTCTAATGCTATCGTAAAGGTTGCACGACAACAACGAAAGAGGTTGCGTGTCTCGTTAGAACAATGACCcgaaaaacaaaccaaacaaaatatcataaagtGAGCgtcttatatttatatttaataaattaatttagttttttaaaaagagcaAAATGGTGATGATGTGGATGTTAGCAATGTTGGTAGTGAAAGGGTAAATATGGCATTGTTGAAAGTGAAAGAAGTGAAGGATTTTGAAAGTGTTGGAAATAAAAGGGTAAATGTTAGTGTTGTTGGAAGTTaaagaattaatattaataatgttgGAAATAAAAGGGTCAATGTTGGCACttatattgtaaataaaaaGGGTGGCAATGGatatgagaaaaataagaaagatgatgaagaagaaaaagatggtGATTGTATTTATTCTGATTGGaaggatttgaattttttaatgaagttaAAGATGAGTGCATTGATAACTTAGAAGGTGATGTTTCTTTTAGTAGAACTTTGGATGGTACCTCAAACTTCAAGAATAAATGAGGGTGAGTATGATGTTGAAGATAGTGTAAAATTTAAGAGTAGTAATGAGGGTGATGAAGATAAAAGTGGTAAGGTAAGGAAGAagcaaaataagaagaaaaggaagaagaatatTGATCCAACATCTAATTTTAGATGTAAAACATTTGAGATGGAAATTGATGGATCAGTTAAGTTTGAAGAATATTAGATTTTCATTAATGTCAATCACTTTAGGGATGTTTTGAgagaatataaaatgaaaaataaacatcatGTGAAAAGATATATTAATCAAAAAGAGAATGTTTGAGTCATATATATGGGTGCTCACTTCTTCGATGTTTTTAAGATAATAAGAAgggaaatataaatataatgtggaaagatatattaataaaaaaagataaggtAAGGGTTACATGAATAGGTGTTGGTTGTTAGTTGTTGATGtatgtttctcttattcctagTAGCAAGACTTTCATGGTAAAGTCTTTGACATATAAGCATAGTAGCATTAGGcatgtatatataaaagttgttaattaaattttgataggaAAGAAGTTGCTACCAATTATTAATGTTAGCccaaacattttaattaaagtaTTGGATACATTTTGGGATGACAAGTTTAGGATTAAACCACACCAAATACAATTCTAGAGAGCTAGAACAAAGATGAAGAAGTTTGTTAAATAAAGTCATAATGAGCATTTTAAGAGACTTTCTAGGTATgtgtaattattaaaatagtataattaagATTCTGATGTGTATTTAGAGTTTGACCTTAATTTCAATTCGGATGTGTATTCACCATGAAACTTACaatgaatttatatttgtttgaaaactACAAAGAAAGACTTTGTTAATGAAAGTAGACCATTTACTGAAATTCATGGATACCATGTTAAATGCCTATATGGAGGTGTTTTATTGTTGGCAATGGGATTGGATGCCAATAATAAACTATATCTTATTGTATATGTTATTGTTGATGTTGAAAACAATAACATATGGTGATGATTCTTGTATGCTTTATATGGATCCATCAATATTAGAGTATATTAGAAGCCATTTTATATCATAATAAGCAAAAGGTATATTAtcctttatattttgttatgtaaaactcttgcatttatttatatgtttttcctctaattattaatattttcttttactttttttagagTCTACTACAAGATATTGCAGAGATGTTTCCAAGAGCAATACAGAGACACTATGCAAGGTATGTTTATTATAATCTAAAGAATAAATGGTTTCatggtttgaaattgaaaattgaattttggaAAAGCTTATATGAATCtttattacaataattatttaaagtaTATCATAGATGTCGATAATGCAATTTTAATTGGTTGAATAACATCCCTGCCGACACTTGGGCcgaaaatttatttaatgatgaagTTAAGGTTAAAAATATAACTAACAATTTGGCCGATTCATTCAACAATTGagttaagaaatataaaagtaTGACAATTGCAATATTATCGGAGAAGATTAGGTTGAAACTTATGTCTAGTTTTCATGATACATTTGCTCTGATTGCAATTTGGAAAACACATACCACACCTTATGTTAGGAAGTTGTTAGATAAGTCTATTGGTAATTCTAGACATATGAGAATGATTCCAGCAAGTTTTAATGAATATCAAGTTTTTAAGGGTCACACtagaatttttattgatttggagaagaaaataatactCATGCGGTGAATGGTTAAAGACAAGTATTTCATACAAATATATGATTCTTTGTGTGCATCAAAAGAGAATTGATTTAGAAGATTTATGTCATGCATATTACACTCTTGAAACACTTAAGAAGACATATAATGAGGTGGTGCAATCATTACCAGAAGCTGGTCAGGATTCTAAGAAAAGAGATGTCATTATTGTACctttaaaccttaaaaaaagtGCGGGTAGACTAAGAAAGAACAAATGAAGGGAATAAAGATAAATCTGGTACTATAAAGAAAAGGGCTTCCACACTTAAGTGCAACATATACGTAATATGGATATAGTTCTAAGAGATTCCAAAGAGATAGTGCTGTAAAAATTAGAGGATCAAATGCTACAAGAGAATTTAAAGGTGTTAGAAGGGGTTTCAGTGGTGATAGTAGTTCAACTAGTGTTGACAGGGGTTCTAGTGGTGCTGACAAATGATCAAAAGGTTCTATAGGTTGAAGAGCTGGTTAAGATAGTGAGAGA
The Populus nigra chromosome 3, ddPopNigr1.1, whole genome shotgun sequence genome window above contains:
- the LOC133690058 gene encoding uncharacterized protein At5g02240, coding for MTTTVTVTRVPLIFSGHFPNNKNGCASQSAVHFLGSSSTSSASRSSFSSSLTTTTRIRRAGFAVLASNSMAPSIVLVTGAGGRTGSIVYKKLKERSEQYVARGLVRTEESKEKIGGAEDVFVGDIRESESIIPAIQGIDSLIILTSAVPKMKPGSDPSKGRPEFYFEDGAFPEQVDWIGQKNQIDAAKAAGVKQIVLVGSMGGTNLNHPLNSLGNGNILVWKRKAEQYLADSGVPYTIIRAGGLQDKEGGVRELLVGKDDELLQTETRTIARADVAEVCIQALQCEEAQFKAFDLASKPEGTGTPTNNFKALFSQVTARF
- the LOC133690362 gene encoding uncharacterized protein LOC133690362, whose protein sequence is MEYDERYLQAQTPKYSCLLFDLDDTLYPLSSGIAAACGKNIKDYMVERLGIEESKLAELGNLLYKNYGTTMAGLRAIGYDFDYDEYHSFVHGRLPYENLKPDPVLRGLLLSLPVRKVIFTNADKIHARKVLRKLGLEDCFEGIICFETLNPTHKSTVSDDEDDIEFVGSVVTPSTTNGSYTTTTSAPEIFDIVGHFAQPNPNSVLPKTPIVCKPSEAAIERALKIANINPQRTLFFDDSVRNIQAGKRVGLQTVLVGSSQRVKGADFALESIHNIRQALPELWETDIKSEVGYPGKVTVETPVTA